The sequence CTCCATCAGATCGTGGCATTCGTAATAATCCCTCTCGACGTTAAACCGGCGCAGAAATTCGACGTACAGCCGGTCGTACATCCGTCTCACCGCCCTCGCGTCCCGATGCCGACCGCCGGTCGGCTCAAGCTCCGCCGCCGCGGTCTCCGGCCTCCGACGGATTGCGCGAGAGCTCGGCCTGTTTGGCCCGATCCAGCGCCGCCGTCACGTCGTCGGCGAGCTTCCGCAGCGCGACCGGGTCCTCCTGCTCCCACAGCTCGTTGAACCGGAGCTGGAACGCGGCCGCTTCCCTCACATGCCTGTAGAAATACAGCGACTGGATGTCGCTTAATATTTTGGATACGAGATTGGAACGGTCCTGGAACATTTTTTGCGCGTCCACGATCTCCTGGCGGATGCTCGACATTTCCTGATCGAGCTGGAACGCGGCTTCCGCCGCTTTGCGCAGCCGCATTTTCACTTCGTCCGGGAGCTTCTCCTTGTATTTGTAATTCAAGGAATGCTCGATGGTCGCCCAAAAATTCATCGCCAGCGTCCGCAGTTGGATTTCCGCCAGCACCCTTTTCATGCCGAGGGAAGTTTGAACGGGATATTCCACGATCATATGGTAGCTGCGGTAACCGCTCTCTTTATAATTCGTAATGTAATCCTTGACGTTGACGACCCGCATATCCTGGCGCTGTTCGATCAGCTTGCTGACCACTTCGATATCCTGAACGAACTGGCACATGATGCGCAGTCCGGCGATATCCTCCATCTGCTCCACTTGCTCCAGCGGAATTTGCAGACGCTTTGCTTTTTCCAGAATGCTTGAGACTCGTTTGACGCGTCCGGTCACGAATTCGATCGGCGAGTATTCTTCACGGTTTTTGAGCTCGCTGCGGAGCGTCTTGAACTTGACCTTCAATTCCTCCAACGCCTGTTCGTATGGCAGCAAAAACTTGCCCCAATCCCTACCGTCCATCGGAGCGCCTCCCGTCAAGATGTGATATCGGCCCCCACCGCCTGGGAGAGATGCGTGAATCCGTCGCGCCGCATCGCGGCAAGCAGTCCTCGTTGAATATGACCGGCGATGCCTGGCCCTTTATAGATGAGAGACGTGTAGATCTCGACCAGGCTCGCGCCCGCCCGGATCTTCGCATACGCGTCTTCGGCCGTGAAGATGCCGCCGCAGCCGATGATCGGCAAGCGTCCTCCCGTCGTCCGGTACAGACGGCGCACGACCTGCGTTGAACGCTCCGTAAGCGGCCGGCCGCTGAGACCGCCCGCCTCGGCGCGGTTGCCGTGCGTCAGCCCTTCCCGGGACAGCGTCGTGTTGGTGGCGATGATGCCCGATACGCCGCTGGCGGCGATCGTATCCGCCATATATTCGAGCTCGGCATCGCTGAGATCCGGCGCGATCTTGACAAATACCGGCTTCCGCGTTCCGCCGTTCGCCTGCTTCGCCAACTCGTCCGTCACCGCCGCCAGCAGTCCCCGCAATTCTTCGCCATGCTGAAGATTGCGCAGATCGGGGGTGTTCGGCGAGCTGATGTTGACGACAAAAAAGTCGGCATGCTTGTGAAGCTTGCGGATGCATGCCCGGTAATCGTCCTCGGCCCGCTCGTTCGGCGTCCATTTGTTTTTGCCGATATTGACCCCTACGGGAACCCGGTGCCGGGTCAGCTTCGACAAATTGCGTTCCATCTCGTCCGCACCGACGTTGTTGAAGCCCATCCGGTTGATCAGCGCTTCGTCCGGAGGCAGCCGGAACAGCCTCGGCTTGTCGTTGCCCGGCTGGGGCTGGGGCGTAACCGTGCCGACCTCGACAAAGCCGAAGCCGACGGACGAGAATGCGTCGACGGCGACGCCGTTTTTATCCAATCCCGCCGCCAATCCGACGGGGCCCGGAAACGTCAGTCCCGCTACGTTCATTTCCAGCTCCGGCACGCGCGGGACTCCCCACATCGCGCGAAGCAAGCCCGTGCCGCCCGGCACGGCGCCTGCCCATTTCATGGTATGAATAACGAAATGATGGGCGTTCTCCGCGTCCATCCGGAAAAATATCGGCTTTAAGCATTTCTGATACAGCATTCGTATTCACCTGTTTCGTCGATTAGCCCGGATATCCCCGGTCTGTGGCGCTCGCGGCTTCCCGTAACAGTTTACCATTTTCCGTCTTTCATTTAAAGCTGGACGCGCTTATAATGAAAGTATGTCCAATTCAGAGAAGAGGAGAATGCCGCGTGAAACGCAAACCTCCCGCTCTCCAGCGCAAGCAGTCCGAACAAGCGAACAAAAAAGCGATCATAGGGGTCGCCTCCATCGTCGGTGTGCTGCTGATCGCACTTATTGCTCTGATTGTTGCAAACGGTTAAACCGGTTGCATATGCCCAAGCGGACCGAAGGGACTGTCTCTATAGGAAGTTCGAACGGCTTGCCGAAAAAATGGCGGTGCATGGTTTTCGCCAGTGCGTCGCCATTTCTTGTTTCTGGTCTATGACCGCCCGGCGGTCGTTTTGGGCCATGCGAAATGCAAAAGTACATTTGGGTGCCGTGAATTTACGACAGCCATTTGTAGATTTTGCCCGGATTTTCCTCCTCCGCGGAGGAAGGAATCGCATAACCCGGGGTACGCCGGACGAGCTCGTCGGGAAGCAGGCCGCGCCCGATCGTCACCGGCGTGCCGAGCGGAACAAGCGCGAACAACTCCTCGATATCTTCCCGGCGCATGCGGATGCAGCCGAGCGATTCGTCTTTGCCGATGCTGTCCGGCTCGTTTGTGCCGTGAATGGCGTATAACGTGTCGCCGAGCGTCATCCCCCGCGATCCGAACGCGCCCTTGTCGGTGCCGTTCGGATTTTTGACTTTCTCCGTGATCGGGAACGTGCCCTCCGGTGTCCGCTCGCCGCCGAGACCGACCGGATAGCTTCGCAGGATGACCGGACCGCTCACCAGCGCCAGGCGGTAATTCGCCCGGTCGACGACGATCGCCAGCGTGTCCGGCAGCCGCTCTCCGCCGGCCGCCGTCTCTCCCGACTTTTCTCGCCCGTCCGCCTTGCCCGTCCCGAATCCGCCGCGGGACGGTTGTCCGTACGATTCCGCAACGGACGGGAAAAGCTTCCGCATCAAGGGCGTGATCCCCGATATCGCGTTGTTCGGATAGGAACGCGCCAACTGCTCGGGGGACTCCGGCGGCGAGCCATGGGCCTCCGCGTAATACCGGACCGCCGTGCGCAGCACCGCCTCCTGCTCCAGCCGGTCCTGCCACAAGCCGACCGAGGCCGGCGCTTCGAACGGGGCAGGCTCGCAATCGCAGCGCGATGCGTCATGCCAATTCGCCGTCCAGCTCGGCTCTCCCGCCCCTCCCGTCAACGACAGCAGCGGCTTCGGCGGCGAGTCCCATCGGAGCCATCGCTCCGCTTCGGCCAGTTCGAGCAAGGTCAGGGTCAACCGTTTGTCGGGAAGTTGTTCCGTCCACTGACCGACCATGCCGCCGAGATAGGCCGAAGACCGTCTCGGGTCCACCCAATGCCAGATGTGCCGTTCTTCTCCCCGAGCCAAGCCGGACTCCGCCGAATGCCCCGGCCCGGTCCCGGCAGCGGGAGCCTCGGCGGAGTCCGGCGCAAACGCGATGGCGAACCCCGCTAACGTCAGCGCCAGCAGCGCCAGCCGCCACCGCCTGCGGTTCGGGGCGGGCTTCTCCTTCCTGTCCGCGCCGATTGCCGCAGATGCGGCGTCGGCATCCGACTGGCGCGTGCGGCGCTCGAATTCCGCCTTCGCCGCTTGCAGCACCTCCGGAGGCAGAGGCTCGTTCTCGAACGCTTCGTATACTTCGCCGGCCTGGGCATAGCAGTAGGCGGCTTTGCCCGCCTCCCCTTTGGCCGCGTACTCCTTACCGAGCAGATACCACGCCATCTTCTGATTCGGATGCGATTGGATATAGGCCTTCAAATATTCGGGATCGTCGAATCTTTGCACGGCGCTCCTCCGTTCCCGTGATCCTTTTCCTATTGTATCGGTTCTCCCGCGCCTTATCTTTAGAAGAAGACGGCGAAGCCCGCCCGGCATCGGCAGCGCGCCCGGCCAAAGAAAAAGCCCTTCCCGTCCGGGAAGAGCTGGCTCGTATCTATTTCAGTTAAAAGGAGTGTCCGAGATTTTGATGGAATCCGTCGGGCAGCCGTCGGAAGCGTCTTGCAGATCGTCGTACAGTTCTTCCGGAATTTCCGTTACGCCTCTGTTGCCGTCACCGTTGTAAATAACCTCGGCAAGGCCCTCGTCGTCGTAATCGTAGATGTCGGGAGCTGTCGCTCCGCACGCGCCGCAGGCGATACACGTTTCTTTGTCGACCCACGTATATTTAGCCATATTCAAAAATCCTCCTCACACAAATCTCGTCTCTATGTTGAACAAACTCCTACTTCACTATAATACAAAAACCTGTAAAGTTCAAACCCTAAGTTTGTCCGCCTCAAGCTATTTTTGCCGGTTTTCCGGAGATCTTAAGTAGTCCATTTGCAGCGACGTACCCCTCCGTTTGTAATCGCGGATCAGCACGGACGGATCGTCCCCGATCATGCCTGCCGTGATGACGGCGTCCTCCCCGAATTTGTCCCGGATGCGGTCCATCGTCCGCAGGAGCTGCTCCTTGCGGGGTTCCCGCTCGTAATCAAACAGATCGAGCTGGATCGCCGACTCGCTCCTCGGCTTCAGGTTTTGCAGCGTGACGCCCAGCAGGCGCACCGGCTTGCCGTAGCCCCAATGCTTCTCGAACAACCGGACAGCTTCGGCGAAGATGACATCGGTTCTCTCGGTCGGCTTGTCGAGCGTCCGCGATCGGGTGATCGTCTTCATCTGCGGATCGCGAATCGCGATCTGGATCGTCTCCGCGACCATCTCCTGCCGCCGCAGCCTTCTGCCCGTCTGATCGGCCAGATTCAGAAACACCCGGCGGATATCCTCCGCTTCAGTCAGATCGGCGGGAAGCGTCGTCGTGTGCCCGATCGATTTGTTCGGTTCCCGGCTGGACACGACCGGACTGTCGTCGCGGCCGTTCGCCGCTTCCTTCAGCCAATGTCCGTAGACGCCGAACTCCTTCGTCAGCAGCGTCAGGTCTGCGGCGGCGAGCTGGCCGATCGTGCGGATGTTCAGCCGCTCCAGCTTGGCCGCCGTTTTCGCGCCCAGACCGAATAGCTGCTGGCAAGGCTTGGGCCACAGGATTCGCGGCACGTCTCTTTTGCGCAGCACCGACAAGCCGTTCGGCTTCTTCATGTCGGAAGCCATCTTGGCAAGCAGCTTGTTCGGCGCCACGCCGATGGAGCACGGCAACCCGAGTTCTTCGCGGATTCTTCCTTGCAGCCTCTCTGCGATCTCCAGAGGCGTGCCGAACTGCTTGGAGCCCGTGATGTCGATGTAGCATTCGTCGATCGACGTCGCCTCGACGAGCGGCGAGAAATCCGAAGCGATCCGCAGAAACCCTCGGGAAAAGTTGCGGTACAGGTTAAAATCCGGCTGGATCAGCACCAGCTCGGGACATAACCTGAGCGCTTCGCGTACGGTCATGCCCGTGCGCACGCCGTATTCCCGCGCCGGGTAGCTGCAAGTGACGACAATTCCTCTGCGCAGCTCGACGCTTCCGGAGACGGCGGTCGGTTTTCCTTTATACCTATGAGGTTCCACCGCTTCATGACAGGAGCAGAAAAAGGCGTTCATGTCGACATGTAGGATGACCCTGCCTGCGGCGGGGTATGCGTGGCGAACATTGTCAATCCGGTCATTGGACATGACTTGACTCCTCCGTCCGGGCGTAATGCGGCTGCGGGGCCGTCTCAACCCCAGCATATCCGAGGAACCGGCCTCCGTCAACGACCGGCGGGCGGCTGGTCCCGCTCCGGTTCACGAAACAACCCCTCTACTTTTCGCCCGGTATTTGGTATAATGATTTATCAGACTTTCATGAAAAATGCCAGTAGTGATTCAAGGAGGCGCCACCATGTCCGACTTCGTGTCCATATTTGACACCACGCTCCGGGACGGGACGCAAGGCGAGGGAATCAGCCTGTCCGTCGAAGACAAATTGAAAATTGCCCGCAAGCTCGATCAGTTGGGCGTTCAATATATTGAAGGCGGTTGGCCGGGAAGCAACAGCAAGGATATCGAATTTTTCGAACGGGCCAAGGAATTGAAGCTGAAGCACGCGAAGATTACCGCTTT comes from Paenibacillus thermoaerophilus and encodes:
- a CDS encoding GTP pyrophosphokinase, with the protein product MDGRDWGKFLLPYEQALEELKVKFKTLRSELKNREEYSPIEFVTGRVKRVSSILEKAKRLQIPLEQVEQMEDIAGLRIMCQFVQDIEVVSKLIEQRQDMRVVNVKDYITNYKESGYRSYHMIVEYPVQTSLGMKRVLAEIQLRTLAMNFWATIEHSLNYKYKEKLPDEVKMRLRKAAEAAFQLDQEMSSIRQEIVDAQKMFQDRSNLVSKILSDIQSLYFYRHVREAAAFQLRFNELWEQEDPVALRKLADDVTAALDRAKQAELSRNPSEAGDRGGGA
- a CDS encoding quinone-dependent dihydroorotate dehydrogenase, translated to MLYQKCLKPIFFRMDAENAHHFVIHTMKWAGAVPGGTGLLRAMWGVPRVPELEMNVAGLTFPGPVGLAAGLDKNGVAVDAFSSVGFGFVEVGTVTPQPQPGNDKPRLFRLPPDEALINRMGFNNVGADEMERNLSKLTRHRVPVGVNIGKNKWTPNERAEDDYRACIRKLHKHADFFVVNISSPNTPDLRNLQHGEELRGLLAAVTDELAKQANGGTRKPVFVKIAPDLSDAELEYMADTIAASGVSGIIATNTTLSREGLTHGNRAEAGGLSGRPLTERSTQVVRRLYRTTGGRLPIIGCGGIFTAEDAYAKIRAGASLVEIYTSLIYKGPGIAGHIQRGLLAAMRRDGFTHLSQAVGADITS
- a CDS encoding L,D-transpeptidase; translation: MQRFDDPEYLKAYIQSHPNQKMAWYLLGKEYAAKGEAGKAAYCYAQAGEVYEAFENEPLPPEVLQAAKAEFERRTRQSDADAASAAIGADRKEKPAPNRRRWRLALLALTLAGFAIAFAPDSAEAPAAGTGPGHSAESGLARGEERHIWHWVDPRRSSAYLGGMVGQWTEQLPDKRLTLTLLELAEAERWLRWDSPPKPLLSLTGGAGEPSWTANWHDASRCDCEPAPFEAPASVGLWQDRLEQEAVLRTAVRYYAEAHGSPPESPEQLARSYPNNAISGITPLMRKLFPSVAESYGQPSRGGFGTGKADGREKSGETAAGGERLPDTLAIVVDRANYRLALVSGPVILRSYPVGLGGERTPEGTFPITEKVKNPNGTDKGAFGSRGMTLGDTLYAIHGTNEPDSIGKDESLGCIRMRREDIEELFALVPLGTPVTIGRGLLPDELVRRTPGYAIPSSAEEENPGKIYKWLS
- a CDS encoding ferredoxin, yielding MAKYTWVDKETCIACGACGATAPDIYDYDDEGLAEVIYNGDGNRGVTEIPEELYDDLQDASDGCPTDSIKISDTPFN
- a CDS encoding DNA polymerase IV, coding for MSNDRIDNVRHAYPAAGRVILHVDMNAFFCSCHEAVEPHRYKGKPTAVSGSVELRRGIVVTCSYPAREYGVRTGMTVREALRLCPELVLIQPDFNLYRNFSRGFLRIASDFSPLVEATSIDECYIDITGSKQFGTPLEIAERLQGRIREELGLPCSIGVAPNKLLAKMASDMKKPNGLSVLRKRDVPRILWPKPCQQLFGLGAKTAAKLERLNIRTIGQLAAADLTLLTKEFGVYGHWLKEAANGRDDSPVVSSREPNKSIGHTTTLPADLTEAEDIRRVFLNLADQTGRRLRRQEMVAETIQIAIRDPQMKTITRSRTLDKPTERTDVIFAEAVRLFEKHWGYGKPVRLLGVTLQNLKPRSESAIQLDLFDYEREPRKEQLLRTMDRIRDKFGEDAVITAGMIGDDPSVLIRDYKRRGTSLQMDYLRSPENRQK